Proteins from a genomic interval of Nocardia sp. BMG51109:
- a CDS encoding Lrp/AsnC family transcriptional regulator, protein MSSGEPAAGVVDATDARLLLELVANPRATGVELATRLGLSRNTVQARLARWEAGGVLAGFERRIDPRALGYPLAAFVAVVVDQHMLDSVVDELAEVPEVTEVCGMTGPTDLTVRVVARDADDLYRIAGRILEIAGVERTNMALVMRQLVGPRTAPLLRRISGANGVAPAGDSTRDDRTVATRSH, encoded by the coding sequence ATGTCGAGTGGAGAGCCGGCCGCGGGCGTGGTCGATGCGACGGATGCGCGGTTGTTGCTGGAACTGGTCGCCAATCCCCGTGCCACGGGTGTGGAACTGGCTACCCGGCTGGGGCTGTCCCGCAATACCGTGCAGGCTCGACTGGCCCGGTGGGAGGCCGGCGGCGTCCTGGCCGGCTTCGAGCGACGGATCGATCCGCGCGCCCTCGGCTATCCGCTGGCGGCCTTCGTCGCGGTCGTGGTGGACCAGCACATGCTGGATTCGGTGGTGGACGAGCTGGCGGAGGTGCCGGAGGTGACGGAGGTGTGTGGCATGACGGGCCCCACCGACCTCACCGTCCGGGTGGTCGCCCGCGACGCCGACGATCTCTACCGCATCGCCGGGCGGATTCTCGAGATCGCGGGTGTCGAGCGCACCAATATGGCCCTCGTGATGCGCCAGCTGGTCGGCCCGCGCACGGCCCCGCTGCTGCGGCGGATTTCGGGTGCGAACGGCGTTGCCCCGGCCGGGGATTCGACGCGGGACGACCGCACCGTCGCCACCCGCTCGCACTGA
- the pdhA gene encoding pyruvate dehydrogenase (acetyl-transferring) E1 component subunit alpha: MADPITHPVQLVQPDGRRVFDREHAALVSDIGPDRLRQLYEDMAVVRRIDVEATALQRQGQLGLWPPLLGQEAAQIGSAHALHPDDYVFCSYREAGVAYCRGVDTSLLTRLWRGVDHHCWDPADINMTNPAIVVGAQGLHATGYAYAAQLDGAEIAVLTYFGDGATSQGDIAEALGFAASWSAPVVFFCTNNQWAISEPVHVQSPTPIVRRAYGYGIPGVQVDGNDVLAVLAMTRWAVARARAGGGPSFVEAITYRMGPHTTADDPTRYRSAAETELWRRRDPIDRIRRLLEREELWDSDFEDRVQSRCDEIGGRVRAATIDLPDPDPAQLFEHVYTTDHPLIAEERRQYAAYLAAGESDAPPIAEGVRA; this comes from the coding sequence ATGGCCGACCCGATCACCCATCCGGTGCAATTGGTCCAACCCGACGGCCGCCGCGTATTCGACAGAGAACACGCGGCGCTGGTATCCGATATCGGACCCGATCGATTGCGGCAGCTGTACGAGGACATGGCGGTGGTCCGCCGCATCGACGTGGAGGCGACCGCACTGCAACGCCAGGGCCAGCTGGGCCTCTGGCCTCCCCTGCTGGGTCAGGAGGCCGCCCAGATCGGCTCCGCCCACGCCCTGCATCCCGACGACTACGTGTTCTGCAGCTATCGCGAGGCCGGCGTCGCCTACTGCCGGGGCGTCGACACGAGCCTGCTGACCCGGCTGTGGCGCGGCGTCGACCACCACTGCTGGGACCCGGCCGACATCAACATGACCAATCCGGCGATCGTGGTGGGCGCCCAGGGCCTGCACGCCACCGGCTATGCCTACGCCGCGCAGCTGGACGGCGCCGAGATCGCGGTGCTCACCTACTTCGGCGACGGCGCCACCAGCCAGGGCGATATCGCCGAGGCGCTCGGCTTCGCCGCATCCTGGAGCGCGCCGGTGGTGTTCTTCTGCACGAACAATCAGTGGGCGATCAGCGAGCCGGTGCACGTGCAGAGCCCCACCCCGATCGTGCGGCGCGCCTACGGCTACGGCATCCCGGGGGTGCAGGTGGACGGCAACGACGTGCTGGCGGTGCTGGCGATGACCCGCTGGGCGGTGGCCCGCGCCCGCGCCGGCGGCGGGCCGTCGTTCGTCGAGGCCATCACCTACCGGATGGGCCCGCACACCACGGCCGACGACCCGACCCGCTACCGGTCGGCCGCCGAGACGGAGCTGTGGCGGCGGCGCGACCCGATCGACCGGATCCGCCGCCTGCTGGAGCGAGAAGAGCTGTGGGACAGCGATTTCGAGGACCGCGTGCAGTCTCGGTGCGACGAGATCGGCGGCCGGGTGCGCGCCGCCACCATCGATCTGCCCGACCCGGATCCGGCGCAACTGTTCGAGCACGTCTACACCACCGACCACCCGCTGATCGCGGAGGAGCGCCGGCAGTACGCGGCCTACCTCGCGGCGGGCGAATCCGATGCCCCGCCGATCGCGGAAGGAGTCCGGGCATGA
- a CDS encoding benzoate/H(+) symporter BenE family transporter, which produces MWHPVGAGVVAALVGFTSSFAVVLAGLTAMGATPAQAASGLLAVCVTQSLGMLLLSRRYRMPITLAWSTPGAALLASTGAVAGGWPAAVGAFAVTGVLVVLTGFWDRLGRLITAIPVEIAQAMLAGVLVPLCLAPVRALTTSPAVVIPVLAVWLVLQRFAARWAVPAAFVTAAIGAGVDIAVTHRDVSLAAMVPTVEWTVPHWGWQAMIGVAVPLYIVTMAGQNIPGTAVMSSFGYRVPWRAAMSTTGLGTVAGAFAGGHAINLAAVSAALSAAPDAHPDPRRRWIAAFGAGCAYLVLAPASAALVTLVAAAPEGALETVAGLALIATLATALHAALGAPEHRVAAAVTFLVSASGVALLGIGAAFWALVAGLLVRWVLRRPGA; this is translated from the coding sequence TTGTGGCATCCGGTGGGTGCCGGGGTCGTGGCGGCATTGGTGGGGTTCACCAGTTCGTTCGCGGTGGTGCTGGCCGGGCTGACCGCCATGGGGGCCACGCCGGCGCAGGCGGCGTCGGGACTGCTCGCGGTGTGCGTCACGCAGAGTCTCGGGATGCTGCTGCTGAGCAGGCGTTATCGGATGCCGATCACGCTGGCGTGGTCGACGCCGGGCGCCGCTCTGCTGGCGAGTACGGGAGCGGTCGCCGGTGGCTGGCCCGCGGCGGTCGGGGCCTTCGCGGTGACCGGCGTGCTCGTCGTGCTCACCGGGTTCTGGGACCGGCTGGGCCGGTTGATCACGGCCATCCCGGTCGAGATCGCGCAGGCCATGCTGGCCGGGGTGCTGGTGCCGCTGTGCCTGGCACCGGTCCGTGCGCTGACCACGAGCCCGGCCGTGGTGATTCCGGTGCTGGCGGTGTGGCTGGTGTTGCAGCGCTTCGCGGCCCGGTGGGCCGTGCCGGCCGCGTTCGTGACCGCGGCGATCGGTGCCGGCGTCGACATCGCGGTCACCCATCGGGACGTGTCCCTCGCGGCGATGGTGCCGACCGTGGAATGGACTGTGCCGCACTGGGGTTGGCAGGCGATGATCGGTGTGGCGGTGCCGCTCTACATCGTCACCATGGCCGGGCAGAACATTCCGGGCACGGCGGTGATGAGCTCGTTCGGCTATCGCGTGCCGTGGCGGGCGGCGATGAGCACGACCGGGCTCGGCACCGTGGCCGGCGCGTTCGCCGGCGGGCATGCGATCAACCTGGCCGCCGTCAGCGCCGCGCTGTCGGCCGCGCCCGACGCGCATCCGGATCCGCGGCGGCGGTGGATCGCGGCGTTCGGCGCCGGGTGCGCCTACCTGGTGCTCGCGCCGGCCTCCGCCGCGCTGGTGACGCTGGTCGCCGCCGCGCCGGAGGGTGCGCTGGAAACGGTTGCGGGCCTTGCCCTGATCGCCACGCTGGCCACCGCGCTGCACGCGGCGCTGGGCGCGCCCGAACACCGGGTCGCCGCCGCCGTCACCTTCCTGGTGTCGGCCTCCGGCGTCGCGCTGCTGGGCATCGGGGCCGCGTTCTGGGCGCTCGTCGCGGGGCTGCTGGTGCGGTGGGTGCTGCGCCGGCCGGGGGCGTGA
- a CDS encoding alpha-ketoacid dehydrogenase subunit beta, with amino-acid sequence MITTFAGALNTGLRRALEDDPKVVLMGEDIGRLGGVFRVTDTLQKDFGNHRVIDTPLAESGIIGTAFGMALRGYRPVCEIQFDGFVYPAFDQIVSQVAKIHYRTRGKVFAPLTIRIPCGGGIGSVEHHSESPEAYFAHTAGLRVIAPSDPADAYLLLRQAISLDDPVIFFEPKRRYWDKADIDVDALDDDPFPIDRARIRREGDDATVVAYGGMVRTALTAAEIAAGEGHSLEVIDLRSLSPIDVDTVEESVRRTGRLVIAHEAPVFAGLGAEIAARVTERCFYYLEAPVLRVGGFDIPYPPAKLERHHLPDPDRILAAVDRTLAA; translated from the coding sequence ATGATCACCACATTCGCGGGCGCGCTGAACACCGGGCTGCGCCGGGCGCTGGAGGACGACCCGAAGGTCGTGCTGATGGGCGAGGACATCGGCCGGCTCGGCGGCGTCTTCCGGGTGACCGACACCCTGCAGAAGGACTTCGGCAACCATCGCGTCATCGACACGCCGCTGGCGGAGTCCGGCATCATCGGAACGGCTTTCGGCATGGCGCTGCGGGGCTACCGTCCGGTCTGCGAGATCCAGTTCGACGGTTTCGTCTATCCGGCATTCGACCAGATCGTCTCCCAGGTCGCCAAGATCCACTACCGCACCCGGGGAAAGGTGTTCGCACCCCTGACGATTCGCATTCCGTGCGGCGGCGGGATCGGCTCGGTGGAACACCATTCCGAGTCGCCGGAGGCGTACTTCGCCCATACCGCGGGCCTGCGGGTGATCGCACCGAGCGATCCGGCCGATGCGTATCTGCTGCTCCGCCAGGCGATCTCGCTGGACGATCCGGTGATCTTCTTCGAGCCCAAGCGCCGGTACTGGGACAAGGCCGACATCGACGTCGACGCCCTCGACGACGACCCGTTCCCGATCGACCGCGCCCGGATCCGCCGCGAGGGCGACGACGCCACCGTGGTCGCCTACGGCGGCATGGTGCGCACCGCCCTGACGGCCGCGGAAATCGCGGCCGGCGAGGGGCATTCGCTCGAGGTGATCGATCTACGCAGCCTGTCGCCGATCGACGTGGACACCGTCGAGGAGTCGGTGCGCCGCACCGGACGGCTGGTCATCGCGCACGAGGCACCGGTTTTCGCCGGACTGGGCGCCGAGATCGCCGCCCGCGTCACCGAACGATGCTTCTATTACCTGGAAGCACCGGTCCTGCGCGTCGGTGGCTTCGACATCCCCTATCCCCCGGCTAAGCTCGAACGGCACCACCTGCCCGACCCCGACCGCATCCTGGCCGCGGTCGATCGCACGCTTGCCGCCTGA
- a CDS encoding sulfurtransferase has translation MTAVLISADELRKELSDSGSGVHVLDVRWALGDPDGPQHYLDGHIPGAVFVDLETELADPPSPARGRHPLPELAHLQKCARSWGLRPGEPVVVYDATGGMAAARAWWLLRWAGVREVRILDGGLPAWERAGGALTTGAEPDPVPGDVVFEPGNMPSTDADGAGHWAGLLLDARAGERYRGESEPVDPRAGHIPGAVSAPTAENLAADGTFKSPEELRARFEDLGSGPVAVYCGSGVTAAHQIAALAVAGIDATLYPGSWSQWSHDPQRPVATD, from the coding sequence TTGACCGCGGTATTGATCTCGGCCGACGAACTTCGGAAAGAGCTGTCCGACAGCGGTTCCGGCGTGCATGTGCTGGATGTCCGGTGGGCGCTCGGCGACCCGGACGGGCCGCAGCACTATCTGGACGGTCATATACCCGGGGCCGTATTCGTCGATCTGGAGACCGAACTGGCCGATCCGCCGTCCCCGGCGCGCGGCCGGCATCCGCTTCCGGAACTCGCTCATCTGCAGAAATGCGCACGCAGCTGGGGTCTGCGGCCGGGTGAGCCGGTCGTCGTCTACGACGCCACGGGCGGCATGGCGGCCGCGCGGGCATGGTGGTTGCTGCGCTGGGCCGGTGTGCGGGAGGTGCGCATCCTCGACGGCGGGCTGCCGGCCTGGGAACGCGCCGGCGGCGCGCTGACCACGGGTGCCGAGCCCGATCCGGTGCCGGGCGATGTCGTCTTCGAACCGGGCAACATGCCGAGTACCGACGCCGACGGCGCCGGGCACTGGGCGGGCCTGCTGCTCGATGCGCGCGCCGGGGAGCGCTATCGTGGCGAGTCCGAACCGGTCGACCCCCGGGCCGGGCACATCCCGGGCGCGGTGAGCGCACCCACGGCCGAGAATCTGGCCGCCGACGGCACGTTCAAGTCCCCCGAGGAACTGCGGGCGCGGTTCGAGGACCTGGGTTCGGGGCCGGTCGCGGTCTACTGCGGGTCCGGCGTGACGGCGGCGCACCAGATCGCGGCGCTGGCCGTGGCGGGAATCGACGCCACGCTCTACCCGGGCTCCTGGTCGCAGTGGTCCCACGATCCCCAGCGGCCGGTCGCCACGGACTGA